Proteins encoded within one genomic window of Babesia bigemina genome assembly Bbig001, chromosome : IV:
- a CDS encoding protein phosphatase B regulatory subunit, putative — translation MSRTPSRQSSRESTRQSAEGDASEKPPSRSQSFVENEQSGVWWLYGQARRFFRSYRSRRFEEVKKPVSNAVAPTVEAPQPRSLLRTVSAFFTRGQDNESGPSAKCVAPSAPPLADRCSPSRGRPTRLRWRHRAFAKRDDGRLDGGLSGSDSSNERGRLPAGPRETMSDHEYTIRRSASSASLSSTPMTAPDILDADPFWRDHHNRVVGSSPSRSRRSSLDDTRSERNSDRRPMNSLIQRFTAFRRGDSEGQSDESSNSPFAKAAGGRDRGGPNTGRATHYSPTRDWLHNEDDAGGSDSNSSVREGRFFNFRNKISSLRRILPPSKNAPANADGTVKGVRRFRLLSCRRSSHSEREDERYSSGTDYDRSPRLYRSSFHGDHPGSGSYWRLDSASSRDESGAHKSTDSNANSPLERVVVLTSNPQPEFDLVPICLTKWTAEAVLNLEDTFSSIPLLRETPLANRGDVFQRKLIACQTVIDFNSKKVLQRAIELKRQTLLEIIEYISTTRNCMNESVLRDVIDMVAANVFRSLPPRTKKSPFSNEIDEEEPTLEISWPHLQIVYDMFLRVIVSNEVSSKMAKNMIDKPFVLKLLSVLNSEDQRERDYLKTILHRIYGKIMPLRTFIRKSIDNLFTHFIYETENPYGITELLEILGSIINGFAVPLKEEHKIYLEKSLTPLHKPSSVRSYHAALSYCMIQYVNKDRSLASVVLRAILKFWPTTSAQAEVLFLNEMEEVLNLTESTELSCVVRPVSVRLAQCVSSSHFQVAERALYVWNNDRVSRLLSMHKREVYPYIAPALKQNIESHWNDAVRALTLNVAARLSDYDPELYLQCTQLMHGSRSGSTASLTPLGSFCTSVVSSSDSPSPPEQRTSSHDTEEQ, via the exons ATGTCACGTACGCCAAGTCGCCAATCTAGCCGGGAGTCAACCCGGCAATCTGCTGAAGGTGACGCTAGTGAGAAACCTCCTAGCCGATCCCAGAGCTTTGTTGAGAACGAGCAGTCTGGCGTTTGGTGGCTCTATGGACAAGCGCGGCGTTTTTTCCGCTCGTACCGCAGCCGGAGGTTCGAGGAGGTAAAGAAGCCCGTCTCCAATGCCGTTGCTCCCACGGTTGAGGCGCCGCAACCACGATCGCTCCTGCGCACTGTGAGCGCCTTTTTTACGCGTGGCCAGGACAATGAAAGTGGACCGTCAGCCAAATGCGTTGCGCCGTCGGCCCCCCCATTGGCCGATAGGTGCTCTCCATCTCGGGGCCGCCCGACTCGGCTGCGATGGCGCCACCGCGCCTTTGCGAAGCGAGACGACGGGAGGCTGGATGGCGGTTTGTCCGGAAGCGACAGCAGCAACGAGAGGGGCCGCCTGCCTGCCGGTCCTCGGGAGACCATGAGCGACCATGAGTACACGATCCGTCGTTCCGCGTCTTCTGCTTCTTTATCGTCTACTCCCATGACGGCGCCCGACATTTTGGACGCCGATCCGTTTTGGAGGGATCACCACAACCGAGTTGTGGGAAGTTCGCCGTCTCGTTCTCGAAGGTCGTCTCTGGACGACACGCGCAGCGAACGCAATAGTGACCGCCGGCCGATGAACTCACTGATCCAGCGATTCACAGCGTTCCGTCGTGGTGACAGCGAAGGGCAATCTGATGAAAGTTCGAACTCCCCCTTCGCCAAAGCAGCCGGCGGGCGCGACCGCGGCGGCCCGAATACCGGGCGTGCGACGCACTACAGCCCCACCCGTGACTGGCTCCACAATGAGGACGACGCTGGTGGTTCTGACAGCAATTCAAGCGTCCGAGAGGGGCGCTTCTTCAACTTTCGCAACAAGATCTCTTCGTTACGCCGAATTTTACCGCCATCGAAGAATGCGCCAgccaacgccgatgggaCGGTAAAGGGTGTCCGGAGGTTCCGCCTGCTGTCTTGCCGTCGTTCGTCTCATTCCGAACGCGAGGACGAGCGGTATAGCTCGGGAACGGACTATGACCGATCGCCGCGTCTCTATCGCTCGTCGTTCCATGGGGACCACCCTGGCTCGGGGTCGTACTGGCGGCTCGATTCTGCAAGCTCGCGGGACGAATCCGGCGCTCACAAGAGTACCGACTCCAACGCGAATTCGCCATTGGAGCGGGTGGTAGTGCTGACGTCAAACCCCCAGCCGGAGTTCGACTTGGTCCCCATCTGTCTGACCAAGTGGACTGCTGAGGCCGTGCTGAATTTGGAGGATACGTTTAGTTCGATACCGTTGCTGAGGGAGACCCCGCTGGCGAACCGCGGCGACGTTTTCCAGCGAAAGCTGATTGCGTGCCAGACTGTGATAGACTTCAACTCCAAGaaggtgctgcagcgcgccATAGAGCTGAAGCGCcagacgctgctggagatcATCGAGTACATCAGCACCACCCGCAACTGCATGAACGAGAGCGTGCTGCGGGACGTGATCGACATGGTGGCCGCGAACGTGTTCCGCAGCCTTCCTCCGCGGACCAAGAAGTCGCCGTTCAGCAACGAgatcgacgaggaggagccCACGCTGGAAATATCGTGGCCGCACCTGCAGATTGTGTACGACATGTTTTTGCGTGTGATTGTGAGCAACGAGGTGAGTTCTAAGATGGCCAAGAATATGATCGACAAGCCTTTCGTGCTTAAGCTGTTAAGCGTTTTGAACTCCGAGGACCAGCGCGAGCGCGATTATTTGAAGACGATTCTGCACCGCATCTACGGCAAGATCATGCCCCTGCGCACCTTCATCCGGAAATCGATCGACAACCTTTTCACGCACTTCATCTACGAGACCGAGAACCCATACGGCATcacggagctgctggagattttgggcagcatcatcAACGGCTTCGCCGTGCCCCTGAAGGAGGAGCACAAGATCTACCTGGAGAAGTCGCTGACCCCGTTGCACAAGCCGAGCTCTGTGCGCAGCTACCACGCTGCCCTGTCGTACTGCATGATCCAGTACGTCAACAAGGACCGCAGCCTGGCCTCTGTGGTTTTGCGCGCGATCCTCAAGTTCTGGCCCACGACGAGTGCGCAGGCCGAGGTGCTGTTTCTGAACGAGATGGAGGAGGTGCTGAACCTGACGGAGTCGACCGAGCTCTCGTGCGTGGTGCGCCCAGTGTCTGTCCGGCTGGCGCAGTGCGTGTCGTCGTCCCACTTCCAGGTCGCCGAGCGCGCGCTGTACGTGTGGAACAACGACCGCGTCTCGCGCCTCCTGAGCATGCACAAGCGGGAGGTGTACCCCTACATCGCGCCCGCGCTCAAGCAGAACATCGAAAGCCACTGGAACGACGCTGTGCGCGCTTTGACGCTAAACGTGGCGGCACGTCTGTCGGACTACGACCCCGAGCTGTACTTGCAGTGTACGCAATTGATGCACGGATCTAG ATCGGGCAGCACGGCTTCCCTGACCCCGTTAGGCAGCTTTTGCACTTCCGTCGTGAGTTCGAGCGACAGCCCGAGTCCGCCGGAGCAGCGTACGTCGTCGCACGACACGGAAGAGCAGTAG
- a CDS encoding ubiquitin transferase, HECT domain containing protein, putative: protein MADYISPPVGMAPFHDGTELGRVLSKAKWITMLNTLEAGGHAEQLLILSELSTYLSYATEDTLLGFPAWSYLKVLMHMIQHPRVKYASMKKRKNANRAEDLTCLDPDLPFCKMIESQRNRAQRQEAEQAAMLESSDDEEESDTGAFTHPDLPPHINLLPHELKNRPTIRDRDVDLISEDMAVNKSITAASCVNIILDILPHAASFFMSNSAQLDALQRQLEDIEYIDLAERILLIYEKLVKEIPVTVVKSGALITMMRFIDFFPLDVQVGTLTAIVLAVKRIERGDSVRNFLIPLVPYATQALRNGNKKIVQLACCMWKSIINTMLRASYKNTSHLSEVMGSMVRSVVSCDAVRDMCTVVFKSSGKLNRENVEECIYCLAVVTNESNELMSQIATIDVLPIMSRWLGNSCDSVVLRLVDLGLAMLGSYHSIDPLVIDCNQLYHRADYYSDFTTHLQAVAETYSIRTLVDIFDNTASQQLRNRLLLMILRLLEMACEVPICVGHVIDDLPLFKVLDAVCYTLRFQSQEEHSEVAVHIITCLMRLMEPRNIADTLGRYGLSALLRVLKRPAVQHEVRYIMDSLPPPPTHIVTKSEFEMIAAIKDNSVALTHHELLQYGLMEMNYAKLVSPKALPELLGSVIKDAGQYFAPSVNEAGIKALWRAFGSVLEAQPEFKPRIVKDFDSDDETTDGSPMQIGWYEEAMQPESSETSSLTASSEALAMLDTCSLTGGSVSLNRHPAGEGANTGGSTSSGRANNSGVGASSSSSSRSRSSGRQLLISTTPGSEMALVSDLPECRVRPEDIRTSPSPIEIRRTMLGTPGTYDSIEVVEHVQVTPLYDDDQPQQQHPAAPSQPVANEPTLGVAEDGHMVPVQDAPSVVENPAPTDAPTDAPTDAPQISSAETPSAAAPEQSRESSIHAELNGVIAQMREDGLGMEDVLDSVEMLAQHYQDNPLLNARTRANTTTASRTRSRRSESRPRKNSDDRTRRNGDQHRKILEEQAQFRNRLRHALSFITSYTRSDALPYPLNCVTREVKLQISCIDTDELLVGIAPLSIRTPSLVSVSKIETYVLTYLNTHIKEPPKDLVLSPNKRARLYTDDGRFGGYYLGVQLYYKDRPLAPSMCLYQALIMLNGGEKGAIWEEINELSYTATRRVCGPTWSLLLSGRHSPLVAQLCEDRHSPFGLFLGLSSYVNGVGKAALPEMIRVLKERLVYVDGREDAVEMRAILNEVMKIRPPADASSRFSLDADATESFNGMTISSVDKKSKPVKHADINTPEMDYYVDCVAQALERMDEILSGRTSDDVLIATRLTAGEESELSEDSRNQLQMMVVIYTLMTELSLFLDEDPIRVPFSKRMTFGMLNLLSNVGEALCYHTPSWFVQLMLICPYMFSFETRRMIFDVLATGPHRLMSQFQTRLCALFDTGTVFSKYSEAHTADSLDEILRQRLFTHKTVKPSALVDIETTLRLPKLKASCSRLHVVRDAMIIMDQVARSVADLDAVPRLEIEFDGETGTGSGPAQEFYTMVIESILGAESNGCSPVEVINGYVYPKVYHPPSDWVDDFDLSVFKRASKCTMNGRAADGYGPIIEEMMDDNVTTRVFRLFKLLGQMCASAMLDNKLLEFNLHPLFWKLCQNPYSPKNCSMYALSAVDPMLACSLTNLLTYENVADAGLYFMYQGIPLVEGGENVLVTTENVIDYVRGVIRVRLYDGIRLAVWSFRMGFAMMVPVDSLALFTPLELADEIFSTGDNDAFWTRDHLLTNIVPDHGYESTSAPYQTLINVLTELSEDERRKFLRFCTGAPTLPKEGFAGLRPLMRVVKKCDSSNDLPSVMTCSNYLKLPEYEDLDLVKTKLLQAIAEGQGSFYLS, encoded by the exons ATGGCAGACTATATCTCGCCCCCCGTGGGTATGGCCCCGTTCCATGACGGGACGGAGCTCGGCCGTGTCCTTAGTAAAGCAAAATGGATCACCATGCTGAACACACTGGAGGCCGGTGGCCACGCGGAACAGCTGTTGATTCTGAGCGAGCTCTCGACTTACCTGAGCTACGCCACTGAGGATACGTTGCTTGGGTTTCCTGCGTGGAGCTACCTGAAGGTGCTGATGCACATGATTCAGCACCCTCGGGTGAAGTACGCTTCGATGAAGAAACGGAAGAATGCGAATAGGGCCGAGGATCTAACCTGCCTTGATCCCGATTTGCCCTTCTGCAAGATGATCGAGTCGCAGAGGAATCGTGCTCAGCGGCAGGAGGCGGAGCAGGCCGCGATGTTGGAGTCCTCAGATGACGAAGAAGAGTCTGATACGGGCGCCTTCACCCACCCCGACCTACCTCCGCACATCAACCTCCTCCCGCACGAGCTGAAGAATAGACCAACGATTCGCGATCGGGATGTGGATCTGATCTCTGAGGACATGGCCGTCAACAAATCCATCACTGCCGCCTCGTGTGTGAACATCATTCTGGACATCCTGCCTCACGCTGCGAGCTTCTTCATGTCGAACAGCGCCCAGCTGGATGCCCTGCAACGCCAGCTGGAGGACATAGAGTACATCGACTTGGCTGAGCGCATCCTGCTGATTTACGAGAAGCTGGTGAAGGAGATTCCTGTGACCGTGGTGAAAAGCGGAGCCCTCATCACGATGATGCGGTTCATCGACTTCTTCCCGCTGGACGTGCAAGTCGGCACGCTCACGGCGATCGTGCTGGCGGTGAAGCGCATCGAGCGAGGCGACAGCGTGCGCAACTTCTTGATCCCCCTCGTGCCCTACGCGACGCAGGCCCTACGGAACGGCAACAAGAAGATCGTGCAACTGGCGTGCTGCATGTGGAAGAGCATCATCAACACGATGCTTCGGGCTTCGTACAAGAACACGTCGCACTTGTCGGAGGTGATGGGCAGCATGGTGCGTTCAGTGGTTTCGTGTGACGCCGTGCGGGACATGTGTACTGTAGTGTTCAAGAGCTCCGGTAAGTTGAACCGCGAGAACGTGGAAGAGTGCATCTACTGTCTCGCGGTCGTGACCAACGAGTCCAACGAGTTGATGTCCCAGATAGCCACGATAGACGTGCTGCCGATTATGAGCCGCTGGCTCGGCAACAGCTGCGATAGCGTGGTGCTGCGCTTGGTGGATCTCGGCCTGGCGATGCTGGGCAGCTACCACAGCATAGACCCGCTCGTCATTGACTGCAACCAGCTCTACCACCGCGCGGACTACTACAGCGACTTTACGACGCACCTGCAGGCGGTTGCCGAGACTTACTCGATCCGAACCCTGGTCGACATCTTCGACAATACGGcgtcgcagcagctgcgcaaccggctgctgctgatGATCCTGCGTCTGTTGGAGATGGCGTGCGAGGTGCCCATTTGCGTCGGCCACGTCATCGACGACCTGCCGCTGTTTAAGGTGCTCGACGCGGTGTGCTACACGCTGAGGTTCCAGAGCCAGGAGGAGCACAGCGAGGTGGCTGTGCACATCATTACGTGCCTGATGCGCCTTATGGAGCCCAGAAACATAGCCGACACCCTCGGACGATACGGCCTGTCGGCGTTGCTGAGGGTGCTTAAAAGGCCAGCGGTGCAGCACGAGGTGAGGTATATTATGGACTCGTTACCGCCTCCCCCGACGCACATAGTGACCAAGTCAGAGTTCGAAATGATAGCAGCGATCAAGGACAACAGCGTTGCGCTGACGCACCACGAGCTCTTGCAGTACGGTTTGATGGAAATGAATTACGCAAAGTTGGTGTCGCCCAAAGCGCTGCCCGAGCTGCTGGGCTCAGTCATCAAGGATGCAGGCCAATACTTCGCCCCGTCGGTAAATGAGGCTGGCATTAAGGCACTTTGGAGAGCCTTTGGCAGCGTTTTGGAAGCGCAGCCAGAGTTCAAGCCGCGTATCGTCAAAGACTTTGACAGTGACGATGAGACCACGGATGGCTCTCCTATGCAGATTGGTTGGTATGAGGAGGCCATGCAACCCGAGTCGAGTGAAACCTCCAGTTTAACCGCCTCCAGCGAGGCTTTGGCGATGCTCGATACCTGCAGTTTGACTGGCGGCTCCGTGAGCTTAAACCGCCATCCAGCGGGCGAAGGGGCTAACACTGGCGGCTCCACTTCAAGTGGAAGAGCCAATAACAGCGGTGTGGGCGCCTCAAGTTCTTCGAGTTCCAGGTCAAGGTCTTCAGGTAGACAGCTGTTGATCTCAACCACTCCGGGTTCGGAGATGGCCTTGGTGAGCGACCTCCCCGAATGCCGGGTAAGGCCTGAGGATATACGGACCTCTCCCTCACCAATCGAGATACGTAGGACTATGCTTGGTACGCCTGGGACGTATGATTCCATAGAAGTTGTGGAACATGTCCAAGTCACACCGTTGTACGATGATGATcagccgcagcagcagcatccGGCCGCGCCATCGCAACCCGTGGCCAACGAACCGACGCTTGGCGTTGCAGAAGACGGACACATGGTGCCTGTGCAAGATGCTCCCTCGGTCGTGGAAAACCCGGCTCCAACAGATGCTCCTACAGACGCTCCTACAGATGCCCCTCAGATCTCATCTGCCGAAAcaccgtccgcagcggcgccCGAGCAGTCCCGCGAAAGTAGTATTCATGCAGAACTTAATGGGGTGATTGCGCAGATGCGTGAAGATGGATTGGGTATGGAGGACGTGCTCGACTCGGTTGAGATGCTGGCTCAGCATTACCAGGACAACCCGTTGCTTAACGCCAGAACAAGGGCCAACACCACTACGGCCTCCAGGACACGTTCCCGTCGGTCTGAGAGTAGGCCAAGGAAGAACTCGGACGATCGCACGAGAAGGAATGGGGATCAGCATAGAAAGATACTCGAAGAGCAGGCGCAGTTCCGCAACCGGTTGCGACACGCACTCAGCTTCATCACCTCGTACACCCGAAGCGATGCGTTGCCGTATCCGCTCAACTGCGTTACCCGCGAAGTGAAGCTCCAGATCAGCTGCATCGACACCGACGAGCTGTTAGTCGGTATAGCGCCCTTGTCAATACGCACGCCGTCGCTGGTGTCGGTGTCCAAGATTGAGACctacgtgctgacctaccTGAACACCCATATTAAGGAGCCCCCCAAGGATCTTGTGCTGAGCCCCAATAAAAGGGCCAGGCTGTACACGGATGATGGCAGGTTTGGGGGATACTACCTGGGTGTCCAGCTGTACTACAAGGATCGCCCTCTGGCACCCAGCATGTGCCTCTACCAGGCGCTTATCATGCTGAACGGCGGCGAGAAAGGCGCCATCTGGGAGGAAATTAACGAACTGTCTTACACCGCCACGAGGCGAGTATGTGGTCCCACCTGGAGCCTGCTGCTTTCCGGGCGCCACAGCCCCCTGGTGGCGCAACTCTGCGAAGACCGCCATAGCCCGTTCGGGCTATTTTTGGGCTTATCCAGCTACGTCAACGGCGTGGGAAAGGCGGCCTTGCCTGAGATGATCAGGGTGCTCAAGGAGCGCTTGGTCTACGTCGATGGCAGAGAAGATGCAGTCGAAATGCGTGCGATTCTGAATGAGGTGATGAAGATTCGGCCGCCGGCCGATGCATCGTCCAGGTTTTCGTTGGACGCTGATGCTACCGAATCATTTAACGGAATGACAATATCGTCAGTTGACAAGAAGAGCAAACCAGTCAAGCATGCCGACATTAACACACCCGAGATGGACTACTACGTCGATTGCGTCGCTCAAGCTTTGGAGCGCATGGACGAGATCCTTAGCGGGAGGACGAGCGATGACGTGCTGATTGCCACGAGGTTGACGGCTGGAGAGGAATCCGAGCTTAGTGAGGACTCCCGCAACCAACTGCAGATGATGGTGGTGATCTACACGTTAATGACGGAATTGAGCCTGTTCCTTGACGAGGACCCGATACGTGTGCCATTCTCCAAGAGGATGACTTTCGGGATGCTGAACCTGCTGAGCAACGTTGGGGAGGCGTTGTGCTACCACACCCCGTCCTGGTTCGTCCAACTGATGCTCATCTGCCCGTACATGTTCTCGTTTGAAACACGCCGCATGATATTCGACGTGTTGGCTACTGGCCCCCACAGGTTGATGTCACAGTTCCAGACCCGCTTGTGCGCGCTTTTCGACACGGGCACTGTGTTCTCCAAGTATAGCGAGGCGCACACCGCGGACAGTCTCGATGAGATCCTCCGTCAGCGGTTGTTCACGCATAAAACCGTTAAACCATCGGCGCTCGTTGACATCGAAACCACATTGCGGCTGCCAAAGCTGAAGGCCTCGTGCTCCAGGCTCCATGTCGTGCGGGATGCCATGATAATCATGGATCAGGTGGCGCGCTCGGTGGCTGACCTCGACGCAGTGCCGCGCCTTGAGATCGAGTTCGACGGTGAGACCGGTACGGGCTCGGGTCCAGCTCAGGAATTCTACACCATGGTCATCGAATCCATTTTGGGGGCCGAGTCCAACGGCTGTTCGCCCGTGGAGGTGATCAACGGATACGTCTACCCCAAAGTTTACCATCCCCCCAGCGATTGGGTCGACGACTTTGACCTATCAGTGTTCAAGCGGGCCAGTAAGTGCACGATGAATGGCCGTGCGGCGGACGGCTACGGTCCGATCATAGAAGAGATGATGGATGACAACGTAACCACCAGGGTCTTCCGGTTGTTCAAGCTGCTTGGCCAGATGTGTGCCTCCGCCATGCTGGACAACAAACTTTTGGAGTTTAACTTGCACCCCTTGTTCTGGAAGCTCTGCCAGAACCCCTACTCTCCCAAGAACTGCTCTATGTACGCGTTGAGCGCCGTTGACCCGATGTTGGCTTGTTCGTTGACCAACCTGCTCACGTACGAAAATGTGGCTGACGCTGGGTTGTATTTCATGTACCAAGGTATTCCCCTGGTTGAAGGCGGTGAAAATGTGCTTGTTACCACCGAGAATGTGATAGATTACGTCCGTGGTGTCATTCGGGTGCGCCTGTACGACGGCATCCGGCTGGCCGTGTGGTCGTTCCGCATGGGTTTCGCCATGATGGTACCGGTGGACTCGCTGGCGCTGTTCACCCCTCTCGAGCTCGCCGATGAAATCTTCAGCACCGGCGATAATGACGCCTTCTGGACGCGTGATCATCTGCTGACGAACATTGTACCCGACCACGGGTACGAGTCTACGTCAGCGCCATACCAGACGCtgatcaacgtgctcaCGGAACTCTCGGAGGACGAGCGCCGCAAGTTCCTGCGCTTCTGCACGGGAGCGCCCACGCTACCCAAGGAAGGATTCGCGGGACTACG GCCCCTCATGCGAGTGGTGAAGAAATGCGACAGCTCCAACGATCTTCCTAGCGTCATGACATGCTCCAACTATCTCAAGCTTCCCGAGTACGAAGACCTCGACCTCGTGAAAACGAAGCTGCTCCAGGCCATTGCGGAGGGGCAGGGTTCATTCTACCTCTCCTGA
- a CDS encoding proliferating-cell nucleolar protein, putative — MTQEIVVQSADSGAGASLDMAQGDTAKAPGGRLGWRSRCREMQGVSRRKKADKQGAAGDQPRERVSYSDEIANNPEFERYYQDQRICPPEEWEAFMAACRRSIPISFRINTSAHLWRHTIRRLAALSRTHDDLCLTVGLSYTPEVPDLDPGTSLCYQLKPDKSSLRKNDKVTEFRRCLIDEDNRGAVMRQELVSMLPVIYLDPQPHENIVDLCAAPGMKFLQILDTVNTALQYRDRQPPCSNRGVIIGNDVCQHRVSTLSHHMKTVSCPSAAVTNFDGGWTQQTIHTFAASRFPYLHGASGEKLLFDRVLADVPCSCDGTTRKAPELWSTWKATSGLHMHRLQLSIVKRALQLLKPGGVMVYSTCSLNPLENEAIASYVASEGRREHGVELQPLQPLPNFKVSPGLTEWLVPNPDGGYFKSYDEVPAPLRPRVYASMFRSPEWGEEQARCVMRVLPHQNDTGGFFLFKVRKAHSAMPANHGERPQEIRPINVVMPQPRPSVALKRGAKLLHDYVRHCDVFPDMFDTICRFYGIDGDKRTAFGRVLVTKRYCQKNCFLVGAVDSAALFQKRKSQKAQQREGASSTRAESPVASGELQDVQEANAGQPEALDAVKDEHEETKSEAGSESVDNAEDAAQAATNTDNKCWEPCRYAQLGTRVLAKMTSKATLDSPCEMRISQEGCLAVLEFISRRVAFANAAFCADFKESMPVQELLKHEQLGNIQGLDSCRQSGKLESGGCVVIIVPAWGRARIPASGVSVTLADGVVVNRHKTPDAETAATDDRQTAASVSDIMDVIPLSCIISDMGTLLAYASPQVLKLLQSVASETNENN; from the coding sequence ATGACGCAGGAGATCGTTGTGCAGAGCGCCGACTCAGGTGCGGGCGCGTCACTAGACATGGCGCAGGGCGACACTGCGAAGGCCCCGGGCGGCCGGCTGGGCTGGCGATCGCGTTGTCGCGAGATGCAGGGGGTGTCTAGGCGCAAAAAGGCCGACAAGCAGGGCGCTGCCGGCGACCAGCCCAGGGAGCGCGTGTCCTACTCCGACGAGATAGCCAACAACCCGGAGTTCGAACGCTACTACCAAGACCAGCGCATCTGCCCGCCTGAGGAGTGGGAGGCGTTCATGGCCGCCTGCAGAAGGTCGATACCGATCTCGTTCAGGATTAACACCTCCGCCCACCTCTGGCGGCACACGATCCGCAGGCTGGCGGCGCTGAGCCGCACACATGACGACCTCTGCCTGACAGTCGGGCTGTCGTACACCCCGGAGGTGCCGGATCTCGACCCGGGCACGTCGCTCTGCTACCAGCTCAAGCCGGACAAGTCGTCGCTGCGCAAGAACGACAAGGTCACAGAGTTCCGCCGGTGCCTGATCGACGAGGACAACCGCGGCGCGGTGATGCGCCAGGAGCTCGTCAGCATGCTGCCCGTGATCTACCTGGACCCGCAGCCGCACGAGAACATCGTCGACCTCTGTGCTGCGCCGGGGATGAAGTTCCTGCAGATTCTGGACACCGTCAACACTGCGCTGCAGTACCGCGACAGGCAGCCCCCGTGCTCCAATCGCGGCGTGATCATCGGCAACGATGTGTGCCAGCACCGGGTGTCCACGCTGAGTCACCACATGAAAACCGTGAGCTGCCCCTCGGCGGCGGTGACCAACTTCGATGGTGGGTGGACACAACAGACCATACATACCTTCGCAGCCTCGCGCTTCCCCTACCTCCACGGCGCTAGCGGcgagaagctgctgttCGACCGCGTGCTCGCGGACGTGCCGTGCAGCTGCGATGGCACCACCCGCAAGGCACCCGAGCTGTGGAGCACCTGGAAGGCGACCTCGGGGCTGCATATGCACCGGCTGCAGCTGTCGATCGTGAAACGGGCGTTGCAGCTGCTCAAGCCCGGCggcgtcatggtctactcGACGTGCTCGCTCAACCCGCTGGAGAACGAGGCCATTGCCAGCTACGTGGCGTCGGAGGGACGCCGTGAGCACGGCGTCGAGTTGCAGCCTCTGCAGCCGCTTCCTAACTTCAAAGTGTCGCCAGGACTCACCGAGTGGCTGGTGCCCAACCCCGACGGCGGCTATTTCAAGTCGTACGACGAGGTCCCAGCGCCACTGAGGCCCCGGGTGTACGCCAGCATGTTCAGGTCACCCGAGTGGGGGGAGGAGCAGGCTAGGTGTGTGATGCGCGTTCTGCCACACCAAAACGACACCGGCGGCTTCTTCCTCTTCAAGGTGCGTAAGGCGCACAGCGCAATGCCAGCCAACCACGGAGAACGTCCGCAGGAGATCAGGCCCATCAACGTAGTGATGCCGCAACCGCGGCCCTCGGTCGCGCTCAAGCGCGGCGCCAAACTGCTCCACGACTACGTGCGCCACTGCGACGTCTTTCCAGACATGTTCGACACCATCTGCCGCTTCTATGGTATCGACGGGGATAAGCGCACGGCGTTCGGGCGCGTGCTGGTCACCAAGCGCTACTGCCAGAAAAATTGCTTCCTCGTGGGCGCCGTGGATTCAGCTGCGCTGTTCCAGAAACGTAAAAGCCAGAAGGCGCAACAGCGTGAAGGCGCCAGCAGCACCCGCGCGGAATCGCCGGTCGCCAGCGGTGAGCTGCAAGACGTCCAAGAGGCCAACGCGGGCCAACCTGAGGCATTAGATGCCGTAAAGGACGAACACGAAGAAACCAAGAGTGAAGCGGGGTCCGAATCCGTTGACAATGCGGAAGACGCTGCCCAAGCGGCAACGAACACGGATAACAAGTGCTGGGAGCCGTGCCGCTACGCCCAGCTGGGCACCCGGGTCCTCGCGAAGATGACCTCGAAGGCGACGTTGGACTCGCCGTGTGAGATGCGGATATCGCAGGAGGGCTGTTTGGCCGTGCTGGAGTTTATTAGCCGCCGCGTGGCCTTCGCGAACGCCGCCTTCTGCGCCGATTTCAAGGAGAGCATGCCCGTCCAGGAGCTGCTGAAACACGAGCAGCTCGGCAACATACAGGGCCTCGACTCGTGCCGACAGTCGGGAAAGCTGGAGAGCGGAGGGTGTGTCGTGATCATTGTGCCCGCCTGGGGCCGGGCCCGCATCCCTGCCAGTGGAGTGTCGGTCACGCTGGCCGACGGAGTCGTGGTAAACCGCCACAAGACGCCGGATGCCGAGACGGCAGCCACGGACGACCGCCAGACGGCGGCGTCGGTTTCGGACATCATGGACGTCATACCGCTGTCGTGCATCATCTCCGACATGGgcacgctgctggcgtACGCCTCGCCGCAGGTGCTTaagctgctgcagtcgGTGGCCAGCGAAACGAACGAGAACAATTAA